The following proteins are encoded in a genomic region of Paenibacillus sp. FSL H3-0469:
- a CDS encoding DMT family transporter produces the protein MKPLKAELMLIVVTLFWGSSYLFMKLGLGTLGEFNLIALRFGLAFILAGLLFRKRLRSVDAKTLKYGALLGFLLLGVFTCITFGLKTTTTSNAGFLVALTVVFVPVLEVLVFRKKVAPPQIFGAVLAISGIGLLTLNGSLQIRPGDLLCILSAVFYAVQILVTGRAVKTCDSLNIGILQLGFAGGYALILSAIFESPSLPSTLPGWIAILALGIFCSACGFILQPVAQKYTTPTRTGLIFALEPVFAAFFGYLFVHEQLSLQGYTGAALVLLGILASELLGKLHLVPPARMLKKRRAHL, from the coding sequence ATGAAGCCGCTTAAGGCCGAGCTAATGCTCATTGTAGTAACACTATTCTGGGGCTCCTCCTATCTGTTCATGAAGCTGGGACTGGGTACACTGGGAGAATTCAATCTGATCGCACTGCGCTTCGGGCTTGCGTTTATCCTGGCGGGGCTGCTGTTCCGTAAACGGCTGCGCAGTGTGGATGCCAAAACCTTGAAATACGGAGCCTTGCTCGGCTTCCTGCTGCTTGGCGTATTCACCTGCATCACTTTCGGGCTGAAGACCACTACGACCTCTAATGCCGGTTTCCTGGTCGCTCTGACTGTTGTGTTCGTTCCGGTGCTGGAGGTTCTGGTCTTCCGAAAAAAAGTCGCGCCCCCGCAGATCTTCGGTGCCGTTCTCGCCATCAGCGGCATCGGGTTGCTCACGCTGAACGGCTCGCTGCAAATCCGGCCCGGTGATCTCCTCTGCATTCTGTCAGCAGTATTCTATGCGGTGCAGATTCTAGTGACGGGCCGGGCGGTCAAGACCTGCGACTCATTGAATATCGGCATTCTGCAGCTCGGCTTCGCCGGGGGCTATGCCCTGATTCTATCCGCTATCTTCGAGTCCCCCTCGCTGCCGTCCACCCTTCCGGGGTGGATCGCGATTCTGGCTCTGGGGATCTTTTGCAGCGCCTGCGGGTTCATCCTGCAGCCGGTTGCCCAGAAGTACACAACACCGACCCGCACCGGTCTGATCTTCGCACTGGAGCCGGTATTCGCTGCCTTCTTCGGCTACTTGTTCGTACACGAACAGCTCTCGCTCCAGGGCTATACCGGTGCTGCCCTTGTCCTGCTGGGCATTCTGGCCTCCGAGCTGCTGGGCAAGCTGCATCTTGTGCCGCCGGCAAGGATGCTGAAGAAGCGGCGGGCGCATCTGTAG
- a CDS encoding stalk domain-containing protein — protein MFKRIAAVFLSVMLFAAGAGVLTSHNVSAAGSLRIIVNGQELQLGGASAYTDGPDAMLPLRETVEALKYKVTFSGATGTFLLERFQESVQFRLSGQELVLDGKNKVPFTDGFELKQKKAYAPLSFFAAIGLVTSYNPATGQVDVYSPEVMAGAVAGLLATGNYPALKERYYAKDAEPAPLPALQQSWEGINTPAGSYLGVKSTTSTQQDGVMTIVSVLSFTKAEALLTLELGASGKLTKLTLTPVQAASEVLASPAQP, from the coding sequence TTGTTCAAAAGAATCGCAGCCGTATTCCTTAGTGTAATGTTATTTGCAGCAGGAGCAGGTGTATTGACCAGTCATAATGTTAGTGCCGCCGGCAGCTTGAGGATTATCGTGAACGGTCAGGAATTGCAGCTAGGTGGGGCATCGGCTTATACCGACGGACCGGATGCCATGCTTCCGCTACGGGAGACGGTAGAAGCTCTCAAGTATAAGGTCACCTTCAGTGGAGCTACCGGAACATTCCTGCTGGAACGGTTCCAGGAGAGCGTACAGTTCAGACTATCCGGTCAGGAGCTTGTGCTGGACGGCAAGAACAAAGTACCGTTTACAGACGGCTTTGAGTTAAAGCAAAAAAAGGCATACGCGCCGCTGTCTTTTTTTGCAGCAATCGGGTTAGTCACTTCCTATAATCCGGCAACAGGCCAGGTTGATGTATACTCACCGGAGGTAATGGCTGGTGCCGTAGCAGGTCTGCTGGCAACCGGTAACTATCCGGCGCTGAAGGAGCGGTATTACGCCAAGGATGCAGAACCTGCTCCTCTTCCGGCGCTCCAGCAGAGCTGGGAAGGAATTAACACACCGGCGGGCAGTTACCTGGGAGTGAAATCGACCACAAGCACACAGCAGGATGGAGTAATGACGATTGTGAGCGTATTGTCATTCACCAAAGCGGAGGCCTTACTGACTCTGGAACTAGGCGCTTCCGGCAAGCTCACCAAGCTGACTCTAACACCGGTTCAGGCAGCCAGTGAAGTATTGGCCAGCCCGGCCCAACCCTAG
- a CDS encoding M20 family metallopeptidase — protein MFIVSEEAEDLMSMAHQLQDKMVTYRHHLHAVPELDLSLAKTTAYVKEALESMGLKPTLVGESGLTVTIGGQHEGKVVLIRADMDALPISEETELSYASLNGNMHACGHDMHTSMLLGAAEILKANEAELRGTVKLMFQPGEETLHGAKMMLENGILDNPKVDAAMMLHVLTGMPLPLGQFVVPEEGGAISASSDWFEIIIRGRGSHGAMPEAAVDPLNVAAHLHLALQGILSREISPIEHAVLTIGVMEGGTTNNVIPDTARLKGSVRTFNTALRDKMETRIREITAGIGETFQAKMEVIYTRGCPEVKTDGGLNEQMRASIANTFGDGSYIGITELVPGGKLMGSEDFAFVSQAVPSTTVFLNAGNTEEGYSYPVHHPKTMFADEVLHRGAAAYAAFARDWLESNS, from the coding sequence ATGTTCATTGTGAGTGAAGAAGCTGAAGACTTAATGAGTATGGCTCATCAGCTGCAGGACAAAATGGTCACGTACAGGCATCATCTTCATGCGGTTCCGGAGCTTGATCTAAGTTTAGCTAAGACTACTGCATACGTAAAAGAGGCATTGGAATCGATGGGGCTGAAGCCCACTCTCGTCGGGGAATCAGGGCTAACCGTTACCATTGGCGGACAGCATGAAGGGAAGGTAGTTCTGATCCGTGCGGATATGGACGCTTTGCCCATTTCAGAGGAAACGGAGCTCTCTTACGCGTCGTTGAACGGAAACATGCACGCCTGTGGGCATGACATGCACACTTCCATGCTGCTCGGAGCTGCGGAGATCCTGAAGGCTAACGAAGCTGAGCTTCGCGGGACGGTTAAGCTTATGTTCCAGCCGGGTGAGGAGACGCTGCACGGGGCAAAGATGATGCTGGAGAATGGGATTCTGGACAATCCCAAGGTGGATGCAGCCATGATGCTCCATGTGTTGACCGGAATGCCGCTACCTCTCGGACAATTTGTAGTGCCTGAGGAAGGCGGAGCGATATCTGCTTCTTCGGATTGGTTCGAAATCATCATCCGGGGGAGGGGCTCACATGGCGCTATGCCTGAGGCCGCAGTGGACCCTTTGAATGTGGCTGCTCATCTCCATCTGGCACTGCAAGGAATCCTTAGCCGGGAAATCTCGCCGATTGAACATGCAGTCCTTACCATTGGCGTGATGGAGGGCGGAACTACGAACAACGTGATTCCCGATACGGCCAGATTGAAAGGCAGTGTACGTACATTTAACACCGCATTGCGGGATAAAATGGAGACCCGTATCCGTGAAATTACCGCAGGGATCGGAGAAACTTTTCAGGCAAAAATGGAAGTGATCTATACACGTGGTTGTCCTGAAGTGAAAACGGATGGCGGACTTAATGAGCAAATGAGGGCTTCGATTGCAAATACCTTTGGCGACGGCTCCTATATTGGTATAACTGAGCTGGTACCCGGCGGGAAATTAATGGGCTCAGAAGATTTCGCATTTGTCTCTCAGGCGGTGCCAAGTACCACAGTGTTTCTTAACGCAGGCAATACCGAAGAAGGTTATAGTTACCCTGTACACCATCCTAAGACGATGTTCGCGGATGAGGTGCTTCATAGAGGGGCTGCGGCTTATGCAGCTTTTGCCAGAGATTGGCTTGAAAGTAACAGTTAA
- a CDS encoding transcriptional regulator, protein MKIKLGIITPESHMDYFRAIEEEMRPLCQFRFLTISNFRETTDIYLKNLDSVDGFVISGRMLYEAIDKECLDDKVPVHILHDDENLLYRELFRLLVTEPGLDMSRVYVDYAYVIESFSEFQQYLTHEVKPVSSGNLLERVESMLENHITLWEEKKIDLSITAFGHFVPELQKHGVKYILIRPTLESVKETISEIINEITILKLKNQRAVVACLSVQKDQQSSEEELHELNVLVGNFLRSVNLADTAQISEGYVRLYTTYGNFMRITSNAHNCSLLEYLEERIQGKVKIGWGSGHEYYQANVNATKAHRQAEAYTGSSSFFIDENQTVAGPMRSMNVIQFSEQGDPEIIALAKRIGINNINLQKIISYAEIMRTNKLSSEDVAQCLSMTVKGANRILNKIEESKQVQTVFEKRDNSKGRPKKYYELLFLDPEGRKLSG, encoded by the coding sequence ATGAAAATCAAGCTGGGTATTATCACGCCAGAGTCCCATATGGATTATTTCCGCGCCATTGAAGAAGAAATGCGGCCCCTATGCCAGTTCCGCTTCCTTACCATCAGCAACTTCCGGGAAACAACGGACATTTATCTCAAAAACCTGGATTCGGTGGATGGATTTGTGATCAGCGGGAGGATGCTTTACGAGGCCATCGACAAGGAATGCCTGGATGACAAGGTACCTGTTCACATTTTGCATGATGATGAGAACCTGCTGTACAGAGAGCTTTTCCGGCTGCTGGTTACAGAACCTGGACTTGATATGTCCCGGGTCTATGTGGATTATGCGTATGTCATCGAGTCCTTCAGCGAATTCCAGCAATATCTGACTCATGAAGTAAAGCCCGTTAGCAGCGGAAATCTGCTGGAGCGGGTGGAGAGCATGCTGGAGAACCATATCACGCTGTGGGAAGAGAAGAAGATCGATCTGTCCATTACGGCCTTTGGCCACTTTGTTCCAGAACTCCAAAAGCACGGCGTCAAATATATCTTAATCCGGCCCACTTTGGAGAGCGTTAAAGAGACCATCAGCGAAATCATCAACGAAATTACCATCCTCAAGCTTAAGAACCAGAGGGCAGTGGTTGCGTGCTTATCGGTCCAAAAGGATCAGCAGTCCTCCGAAGAGGAGCTTCATGAGCTGAACGTCCTGGTCGGCAATTTTCTGCGCAGCGTGAATCTGGCAGACACGGCCCAAATCTCAGAAGGCTATGTCAGACTGTACACCACCTACGGAAATTTCATGCGAATCACCTCTAACGCTCATAACTGTTCCCTGCTGGAGTATCTGGAGGAGCGCATACAGGGCAAAGTGAAGATCGGGTGGGGCTCGGGGCATGAATATTATCAAGCGAATGTTAATGCCACCAAGGCTCACAGACAGGCGGAAGCCTATACGGGCAGTTCCAGCTTTTTCATAGACGAGAATCAGACGGTTGCCGGCCCCATGCGGAGCATGAATGTCATCCAGTTCTCAGAACAGGGAGACCCGGAAATCATTGCTTTAGCCAAAAGAATCGGTATCAACAACATCAACCTGCAGAAAATCATATCCTATGCAGAAATCATGCGAACCAACAAGCTATCCTCTGAGGATGTTGCACAGTGTCTGTCCATGACCGTCAAAGGTGCCAACCGAATTCTTAACAAAATTGAGGAAAGTAAACAAGTGCAAACGGTATTTGAAAAAAGGGACAACAGTAAGGGGCGGCCAAAAAAATACTACGAGCTATTGTTTCTCGACCCTGAAGGGCGCAAATTAAGCGGATGA
- a CDS encoding M15 family metallopeptidase: MNKLRYTGTRLGLLLGAMIVSGAVFLSVMTTATAAPVTPETAFIPSTVVKKNNLPGGFVYLGEVIPSAQYEIRYYSENNFTGTRVDGYKAPLAIFSKTAASALKKVSEDLEQKGYILRIYDAYRPQQAVNHFVRWSQDAADLKMKPQYYPKLDKRNLFKLGFIAKKSGHSRGSTIDLTLAHKSTGKLVDMGSPYDFFGEISYYNTTLISSTQHANRKLLKDAMVKQGFKPYAKEWWHFTLIKEPYPKQYFNFKVE; encoded by the coding sequence GTGAACAAGCTGCGATATACAGGCACAAGACTCGGATTACTGTTAGGTGCAATGATTGTAAGCGGGGCTGTGTTTCTGAGTGTCATGACAACAGCTACAGCAGCACCCGTGACTCCTGAGACAGCGTTTATACCAAGTACAGTTGTGAAGAAAAACAATCTCCCCGGCGGTTTTGTCTATCTGGGTGAGGTTATTCCCTCGGCGCAATATGAGATCCGTTATTATAGTGAGAATAATTTTACCGGCACCAGGGTGGACGGATATAAAGCACCGCTCGCGATCTTCTCGAAGACTGCCGCCTCTGCGCTGAAGAAGGTTAGCGAAGATCTGGAACAGAAGGGCTATATCCTGCGGATCTATGATGCTTACCGTCCGCAGCAAGCAGTGAACCACTTCGTACGCTGGTCGCAGGATGCCGCCGATCTGAAGATGAAGCCGCAGTATTATCCGAAGCTGGACAAGCGGAATCTGTTCAAGCTGGGCTTCATCGCCAAGAAATCCGGGCACTCCCGGGGCAGCACGATCGACCTGACCCTGGCCCACAAAAGTACAGGCAAGCTGGTGGATATGGGCAGCCCTTATGATTTTTTCGGCGAAATCTCTTACTATAATACGACGCTCATCAGCAGCACCCAGCATGCGAACCGGAAGCTGCTGAAGGATGCGATGGTGAAGCAGGGCTTCAAGCCCTACGCCAAGGAATGGTGGCATTTCACACTAATTAAGGAGCCTTATCCGAAGCAATATTTCAACTTCAAAGTGGAGTAG
- a CDS encoding FtsW/RodA/SpoVE family cell cycle protein, which translates to MMKQSKQDLERYLDTVCAEVRAKGMHNEIRDELSGHFADLVTERLELGATEEEAQQYAIRQLGDPQAVGRELHQIHKPRIPWGLLAGVILLSAVSLLGMAAVEAGFTEDFIPNALMLRQSVFIILGLAAMTGMFFINFKQLQRASGWIYSGALILIVASLWLGPEMMNGSRRYVSILGFPFDLIGCSPYLFVVALAGIWKRPGGQKTAGGRLRIWMELGLLLLPAAIYILILSFAELVVYLVVALPLYVWITRRWVRAVVVAASCVSGVALYVWSQMYLRDQFNHYFFISDAENGVGFLNRMIHSALTSAGWGGQGITDLAVEERLPYPYTDFFPLYLVQSFGWAGGLLLLVLVCWFMLRMFSYARTVSDTYGRALILALALMLSIRLIYGLTILTGRMPLISIPFPFLSYGQHVFIEFAALGLLMGVYRRKDMLPAGQAPSSL; encoded by the coding sequence ATGATGAAGCAGAGTAAGCAGGATCTGGAGCGTTACCTGGATACAGTATGCGCAGAAGTTAGAGCCAAAGGGATGCATAATGAAATCCGTGACGAGCTAAGCGGGCACTTCGCAGACCTGGTGACGGAGCGGCTGGAGCTTGGTGCTACCGAAGAAGAGGCTCAGCAGTATGCGATCAGGCAACTGGGTGATCCGCAGGCCGTAGGCAGAGAGCTGCACCAGATTCATAAACCGCGCATTCCCTGGGGGCTGCTGGCGGGTGTAATATTGTTGTCGGCGGTTAGTCTGCTGGGGATGGCAGCTGTGGAAGCGGGGTTCACTGAGGACTTTATTCCTAATGCTCTAATGTTGCGTCAATCTGTCTTTATCATCCTTGGTCTTGCAGCCATGACCGGGATGTTCTTCATCAATTTCAAGCAATTGCAGCGGGCCTCAGGTTGGATTTATAGCGGAGCGCTAATATTGATTGTTGCCAGTCTATGGCTCGGTCCAGAGATGATGAATGGCAGCAGGCGCTATGTTTCTATTCTGGGATTCCCCTTTGATCTGATCGGTTGTAGTCCTTATCTCTTCGTTGTGGCGCTAGCAGGAATTTGGAAAAGACCAGGGGGACAGAAGACTGCGGGCGGACGACTGAGGATTTGGATGGAGTTGGGCTTGCTGCTGCTGCCTGCGGCCATTTATATTCTCATCCTTTCTTTTGCCGAGCTGGTTGTATATCTGGTTGTTGCCTTGCCTTTGTATGTATGGATCACCCGGCGGTGGGTAAGAGCAGTCGTTGTTGCTGCAAGCTGTGTATCAGGAGTTGCCCTCTATGTCTGGAGTCAAATGTATTTACGCGACCAGTTCAACCATTATTTCTTTATCAGTGATGCGGAGAATGGCGTAGGTTTTCTTAACCGGATGATTCACAGCGCCCTGACCTCCGCAGGCTGGGGAGGTCAGGGAATAACCGATTTGGCAGTGGAGGAGCGTTTGCCCTATCCGTATACAGATTTTTTCCCTTTGTACCTGGTTCAGAGCTTCGGCTGGGCTGGCGGTCTGCTGCTGCTTGTGCTGGTCTGCTGGTTTATGCTCAGAATGTTCTCCTACGCTCGCACCGTAAGCGATACCTATGGACGGGCGCTGATCCTGGCACTGGCTCTGATGCTCTCCATTCGTCTAATCTATGGGCTGACTATTCTCACCGGCAGAATGCCGCTGATCTCCATACCGTTCCCGTTCCTGAGCTACGGACAGCATGTGTTCATTGAATTCGCGGCTCTCGGGCTGCTGATGGGGGTCTACCGGCGGAAGGATATGCTCCCAGCGGGTCAAGCTCCATCTTCACTATAG
- a CDS encoding LysR family transcriptional regulator, with protein sequence MSLIKYEVFLKVVELGSLTRAAEVLGFTQSGISHTLSSLEHEFGFPLLVRSRSGVKLTVNGEQVMQPIREILNWNEQLKQQVTDIHGLETGTITIGTFTSVSVHWLPDIIKQFREEYPYIEFKLMEGGYLEIEQWIEAGVVDCGFLSLPTRERFEVIPLKQDRMLAILPLDHPLSKAPYMPLAQIAYEDFIIPKPGSDYDVQRVLEKAGIKPNIKFSAGDDYAIIAMVEKGLGMSILPELVTRFQYERVAMLELEERSFRSLGIAVNSMKYASPATRRFLQHVQHWSSSQGAV encoded by the coding sequence ATGAGTCTGATTAAGTACGAGGTGTTCCTGAAAGTGGTGGAGCTGGGCAGTCTGACGCGGGCCGCAGAGGTGCTGGGCTTCACCCAATCCGGCATCAGCCACACGCTGAGTAGCCTGGAGCACGAGTTCGGCTTTCCGCTGCTGGTGCGCAGCCGGTCGGGGGTGAAGCTGACGGTGAACGGGGAACAGGTAATGCAGCCGATCCGGGAGATTCTGAACTGGAATGAGCAGCTGAAGCAGCAAGTAACGGATATCCACGGGCTGGAGACAGGGACGATTACGATCGGTACCTTCACCAGTGTCTCTGTTCATTGGTTGCCGGATATCATCAAGCAGTTCCGTGAGGAATATCCGTACATTGAGTTCAAGCTGATGGAGGGCGGGTATCTGGAGATTGAGCAGTGGATCGAGGCTGGGGTGGTCGATTGCGGCTTCCTCTCATTGCCGACAAGGGAGCGGTTCGAAGTCATTCCCTTGAAGCAGGACCGGATGCTGGCTATTCTCCCGCTGGACCATCCGCTGAGCAAGGCGCCTTATATGCCGCTGGCTCAGATCGCCTACGAGGACTTCATCATTCCGAAGCCCGGTTCGGACTATGATGTACAGCGGGTGCTGGAGAAGGCGGGCATCAAGCCGAACATCAAGTTCTCGGCCGGGGACGATTACGCCATTATTGCCATGGTGGAAAAAGGTCTGGGCATGAGCATCCTCCCGGAGCTGGTCACCCGGTTCCAGTATGAACGTGTAGCCATGCTTGAGCTGGAGGAGCGCAGTTTCCGTTCGCTTGGTATCGCGGTCAACTCGATGAAATATGCTTCACCTGCCACCCGGCGGTTCTTGCAGCATGTGCAGCACTGGTCGTCCAGCCAAGGAGCAGTTTAA
- a CDS encoding DHA2 family efflux MFS transporter permease subunit, translated as MNPSNTAAAEAPFSLRAILPSLLAIIVGMIMVILDSTAVNVAVPNLVQYFHTDLKTVQWAITGYTLALAAVIPLAGYMTDRFGSKQVFLTTIAMFVLGSVLCSVAQTSGQLVLFRVIQGLGGGMVAPIGMAMVFRLAPAERRGSIMGMLGIPMLLAPALGPILSGWLVEYVSWHWIFLINLPIGIVGIILGLKYLPATEKKGRAHLDIFGIILAPLAFSMLAYGVNQGGGESWTSTGAIVGLSVGGAALIVFVIVELLQKHPLLELRVFRSSDFTRGIILSWVTQAALFGSMLFVPLYLQQIRNYTPLETGLILLPQALASGVGMPLGGRLFDRIGARPLVFVGLSIISTALFLLSGVTVDTSLPIIMLCLVMMGLGMGLSMMPVNTHVLNSAPREWVNRVTPLTAAAQQVVVSFAVAGMTGYLTSQITVHMGKMAAGSNPLAAAVQGFGDVFFLSGCIAVAGVVLSLILRRPKTAGAAPSPEEQQTDAAMMMGH; from the coding sequence ATGAATCCAAGTAACACCGCAGCAGCAGAGGCGCCGTTCTCGCTGAGAGCTATACTGCCATCATTGCTGGCGATTATTGTCGGCATGATCATGGTTATTCTGGACAGCACCGCGGTCAATGTGGCCGTTCCGAATCTGGTGCAATATTTCCATACGGATCTGAAGACTGTTCAATGGGCGATTACCGGCTACACGCTTGCACTCGCTGCTGTAATTCCGCTGGCCGGCTATATGACCGACCGGTTCGGGTCCAAGCAGGTATTCCTAACAACCATTGCCATGTTCGTGCTTGGCTCTGTGTTATGCTCTGTAGCTCAGACTTCGGGGCAGCTCGTCTTGTTCCGCGTCATCCAAGGTCTTGGCGGCGGCATGGTCGCTCCAATCGGGATGGCGATGGTTTTCAGACTCGCTCCGGCAGAGCGCAGAGGCTCTATCATGGGGATGCTCGGTATTCCAATGCTGCTGGCTCCGGCCCTGGGGCCGATTCTTTCGGGATGGCTGGTGGAGTATGTGAGCTGGCACTGGATTTTCCTGATTAACCTGCCAATTGGTATTGTAGGTATTATTCTGGGCCTTAAATATTTGCCGGCGACCGAGAAAAAGGGAAGAGCCCACCTCGATATCTTCGGAATCATTCTGGCTCCGCTCGCCTTCTCGATGCTGGCTTATGGCGTCAATCAGGGCGGCGGGGAGAGCTGGACTTCCACCGGGGCTATCGTAGGCTTGTCGGTTGGCGGAGCCGCGTTGATCGTCTTTGTCATTGTTGAACTGCTGCAAAAGCATCCGCTGCTGGAGCTGCGCGTCTTCCGCTCCTCGGACTTCACGCGCGGGATTATTCTGTCCTGGGTCACACAGGCTGCATTGTTCGGCTCCATGCTGTTCGTTCCGCTGTATCTTCAGCAGATCCGCAATTACACGCCACTTGAGACGGGTCTGATCCTGCTTCCCCAGGCGCTGGCTTCCGGAGTAGGGATGCCGCTGGGCGGCCGCCTGTTTGACCGGATCGGTGCGCGTCCGCTGGTATTCGTAGGTCTCAGTATTATATCGACGGCCTTGTTCCTGCTCTCAGGAGTTACAGTAGACACTAGTCTCCCTATTATTATGCTGTGTCTGGTCATGATGGGCCTCGGTATGGGTCTGTCGATGATGCCGGTCAACACCCATGTCCTGAACTCTGCGCCGCGTGAATGGGTGAACCGGGTTACCCCGCTTACCGCCGCTGCCCAGCAGGTTGTGGTATCGTTCGCTGTTGCCGGCATGACCGGTTACCTTACCAGCCAGATTACCGTGCATATGGGTAAAATGGCGGCCGGAAGCAATCCGCTTGCCGCTGCCGTGCAGGGCTTTGGGGATGTCTTCTTCCTCTCGGGCTGCATCGCTGTAGCCGGTGTGGTGCTCAGTCTGATTCTGCGCCGTCCGAAGACAGCAGGCGCCGCGCCTTCTCCTGAAGAACAGCAGACCGATGCTGCCATGATGATGGGGCATTAA
- a CDS encoding TetR/AcrR family transcriptional regulator, with the protein MAKPDGKTDSTDKDTKQIILDATVDLIREEGFRCITLRSIAARAETNLALVNYYYGSKEKLFGDAVKQLMATFDDAFKVLEDTSLPPKERLKLFFTRYIVNLNRYPGMARQMLDQRHHIMGSHDEYAKYSKLMRIERILDALGEITGEQDRDKLMMMNMQIYGAIVFPVIMVSSFPKEREDLQQIFRLAPLEEQIDGLFELYFHKYH; encoded by the coding sequence ATGGCCAAACCGGACGGTAAGACGGATTCAACGGATAAAGATACGAAGCAGATTATTCTGGATGCCACCGTGGACTTAATCCGTGAGGAGGGATTCCGCTGCATCACCCTGCGCAGTATCGCAGCGAGAGCAGAGACCAATCTGGCGCTGGTGAACTACTACTACGGCTCCAAGGAGAAGCTGTTCGGCGATGCGGTGAAGCAGCTTATGGCGACTTTTGACGATGCCTTTAAGGTCCTGGAGGATACATCTTTGCCGCCAAAAGAGCGCTTGAAGCTGTTCTTCACGCGGTACATTGTCAATCTCAATCGCTATCCCGGCATGGCCCGGCAGATGCTTGACCAGCGGCATCATATCATGGGCTCCCACGATGAATATGCGAAATATTCCAAGCTGATGCGGATTGAGCGGATTCTGGACGCACTTGGGGAGATTACCGGAGAACAGGACCGCGATAAGCTCATGATGATGAATATGCAGATCTACGGGGCGATTGTCTTCCCGGTGATTATGGTGAGCAGTTTCCCGAAGGAGCGTGAGGATCTTCAGCAGATCTTCAGGCTGGCCCCGCTGGAGGAACAGATTGACGGGTTGTTTGAGCTTTACTTTCACAAATATCATTAA
- a CDS encoding enoyl-CoA hydratase/isomerase family protein, producing MTERRMIGPTKFEEYSEKYKEFLLMTRRDGILEVRLHTDGGSYKHNWEAHTAWSHAWSDIGRDPENEVMIITGTGDKWLIGDPEVWNTKFMDWPKQKKLEQYHESLRLLENLIFCIDIPTIGAVNGPGTHCELATLCDITICTEDADFFDPHYLGGTPPGDGMLLTLQNMIGFKKAAYYAYTGKNINGQTALDLGIVSEVLPREKLLPRAWELAEMIMQAPRSTRHLSHSIISRPWKQALVADQGFQLAHQMYDMAIDEEGALERLKKMQGRLMGNDVQ from the coding sequence ATGACAGAGAGACGTATGATTGGACCCACCAAATTCGAAGAGTATTCCGAGAAATACAAGGAATTCCTGTTAATGACCCGCCGTGACGGAATCCTTGAAGTGCGTCTGCACACTGATGGAGGTTCATACAAGCACAATTGGGAAGCTCATACCGCCTGGTCTCATGCCTGGTCAGATATTGGCCGTGACCCTGAGAACGAAGTCATGATTATTACGGGAACCGGGGATAAATGGCTGATTGGCGACCCTGAGGTCTGGAATACGAAATTCATGGACTGGCCGAAGCAAAAGAAGCTCGAACAGTATCATGAATCACTGAGACTGCTTGAGAATCTGATCTTCTGCATTGACATCCCGACCATCGGGGCGGTTAACGGACCGGGAACGCACTGCGAACTCGCAACGCTTTGTGATATTACCATTTGTACGGAAGACGCTGACTTTTTCGATCCGCATTATCTGGGAGGCACGCCTCCGGGAGATGGAATGTTGCTCACACTGCAGAACATGATCGGTTTCAAAAAAGCAGCCTACTACGCCTACACCGGCAAGAATATCAATGGACAGACCGCCTTGGACCTGGGCATAGTCAGTGAAGTTCTGCCCCGCGAAAAGCTTCTTCCACGCGCTTGGGAGCTCGCGGAGATGATCATGCAGGCACCGCGTTCAACGAGACATCTGTCTCACTCCATCATCTCCCGTCCATGGAAGCAGGCCCTGGTCGCCGATCAAGGATTCCAGCTGGCCCACCAGATGTACGACATGGCCATAGATGAAGAAGGAGCGCTGGAGCGGCTGAAGAAAATGCAAGGACGCCTGATGGGCAACGATGTTCAATAG